One genomic region from Bactrocera tryoni isolate S06 chromosome 3, CSIRO_BtryS06_freeze2, whole genome shotgun sequence encodes:
- the LOC120771004 gene encoding telomere-associated protein RIF1 isoform X3: MDSNLGRGFYEVYNSSKEILKNNQTHLYCNMLDLLANTSKSTPSSVIGKILSVDELVRFWVEDILPLAFDDDSVVQGSAVSALEQGLLTLDIGNIPNHSCWNNLKNVIVKEFASRVHQLREDRNQYWHRIWCILVRLLDREILKSASTINLFLSIVELGFRSPDNSVRAEAFTCWHLLIQIFANHNQLSSPKRLKLVCIPLKSSQSKTPYVAAVKLRIWWYLITCLGAQNEDNYENVVEPFLIFCFGSHSKSTLGIAQQYISVRELAMTCLVAIVSKQRDEFIQRLLREYELELMCQDTELITSNIVEKHWKSIFYAILEASNMLVESEKRSDIEQRLLILLTKSATHIMINNDMCVSYEYYCFGLIQMIAKSSRPITIAANVIASEGLRLSRSILDCENYIKIIQFLVKFLTTGRDSLLPNVIQQCAAKISNLDAFIPKQLCWRAVEIVAEYFINTPNDEGFEYFEVKFFIWRNISSEMVNLLRNNSFGRTAQEFVHSLISWSLWPLRMVIEFTGHRNNSIFDEQFYMLWHDLLQLSENTTARSQHLNEIAKVLNAILDSGYECEVFINLFNAYADEMIKHDCNNYSTHFEQLFALLHKLFKKQLTKREKEKLLKIFRCVLHSFKLPESSSLIESIKCTLKEAINKSSKDGVDSKFYEEWKHSVINITRASLGKNFATQVLELFKDDVYVIIPSVWSLKPEKLTDRQKERITEKTNIPALYNDMSQSQDSLIKPWTPKKIVIAKEDQNEIVIEDPYIRQKQTTENNFFRVPNSSSDPKQQNIDSMFLAESSNSTTDKSIDRNIAEVIEIEKVNSSSPQQIEMNELDKKQVSEVGVEVLTIKNANPKVSNIINHESTSRAQSPKNLLGDTSKIQSGDAEQDHRMDAVEGLFTEVTNPCYGADTIKEISPKKTLTKNSLLLSPPDRKLTNNNTSPKLRPKPPAHLTGRGAQLINMIRNRKIDVQSPQTPMPRLFVGKTDSIDRTVSDTEMVGVENTATPLNNKDILTFTKRLPSPSASPSTSILKRNIRRESLEDNTFESPAFKKKRVSFHDPPVSVTKEYIKHNDENKTKPKRCLNMDKLQPNVEKCMENKYSLKRRSKLDSIIEIEKFTIQQSNKSPGQSTNTGISTEEFDDDNVCGMDHSTEENEAIIKFVPEFPSNSGHHKTSKGRSELAITNNLLEIVIEKHSFEEVLQKYFDCNKDSKLKYYDTIAKLISRGMSEDSKIKETILEALSENHSKDFLDHAIRENLASVVCDRLNLPSVIEYVCEKSKINTSCRTNIFSQLPDILKYCKQDAERLKVVQTILSCISLKDSDILDLMNVLLRVRQMNKPNSDTVSEAAIDSSSNL; encoded by the exons ATGGATTCTAATTTAGGTCGAGGGTTTTATGAGGTGTATAATTCCTcgaaagaaattctaaaaaataatcaaacgcACTTGTATTGtaat atGTTGGATTTGCTTGCCAACACGAGTAAAAGCACACCTTCCTCGGTAATTGGAAAGATTTTATCTGTTGATGAATTAGTACGTTTTTGGGTGGAAGATATTCTTCCACTAGCTTTTGATGACGACTCGGTTGTACAGGGCAGTGCCGTATCAGCTTTGGAacaaggtttattaactttagaTATTGGCAACATTCCAAATCATAGTTGTTGGAATAATCTGAAAAATGTAATTGTGAAGGAATTTGCATCTCGGGTGCACCAGCTTAGAGAAGACCGAAACCAATATTGGCATCGAATTTGGTGTATACTTGTTCGTCTGTTGGATCGCGAAATCTTGAAAAGTGCTAGCACTATAAATTTGTTTCTATCTATTGTCGAGCTTGGATTTCGTAGTCCAGATAATTCAGTAAGAGCAGAAGCGTTTACGTGTTGGCATCTACTTATTCAAATCTTTGCTAATCATAATCAATTATCATCGCCCAAACGTTTAAAACTTGTGTGCATTCCTCTAAAATCATCCCAGTCGAAAACTCCATATGTCGCTGCTGTAAAATTACGCATTTGGTGGTATTTGATAACTTGTTTGGGTGCACAAAATGAGGATAACTACGAGAATGTTGTGgaaccatttttaatattttgcttcgGGTCACATTCAAAAAGTACTCTAGGAATAGCCCAACAATACATTTCTGTACGAGAATTAGCTATGACATGCCTGGTAGCCATAGTGAGCAAACAGCGGGATGAATTTATACAAAGGTTATTGCGGGAATACGAGTTAGAATTAATGTGTCAAGATACGGAATTGATAACTTCAAATATTGTGGAAAAACATtggaaatcaatattttatgcTATTTTGGAAGCCTCAAATATGCTTGTCGAAAGTGAAAAACGTAGTGATATTGAACAACGACTGCTAATTTTATTGACCAAAAGTGCAACTCATATAATGATTAATAATGATATGTGTGTATCATATGAGTACTATTGTTTCGGCTTAATACAAATGATTGCAAAAAGCAGTCGTCCCATAACAATAGCAGCTAATGTAATTGCATCCGAAGGACTTCGTTTATCACGCTCTATTCTGGATTgtgaaaattacattaaaattatacagtttttagtaaaatttttaacaactgGAAGAGATTCTCTTCTTCCTAATGTTATTCAGCAGTGCGCTGCTAAAATATCTAATTTAGACGCCTTTATTCCAAAACAACTTTGTTGGCGTGCTGTGGAGATTGTAGCTGAATATTTCATCAATACACCAAATGATGAAGGTTTTGagtattttgaagtaaaattttttatatggcGTAATATATCTTCGGAAATGGTAAATTTGTTAAGGAATAATTCTTTTGGTCGCACAGCACAAGAATTCGTTCATTCATTAATATCCTGGAGCTTATGGCCATTACGCATGGTTATTGAATTTACTGGACATCGCAACAATTCTATTTTTGATGAACAATTCTATATGCTCTGGCATGATCTGTTACAACTTTCAGAAAACACTACTGCTAGATCACAACATTTGAATGAAATAGCAAAAGTTCTAAACGCAATTTTAGATTCTGGTTATGAATGTGAGGTTTTTATCAATCTTTTTAATGCGTATGCAGATGAAATGATCAAACATGACTGCAACAATTATTCGACACACTTCGAACAATTATTTGCTCTCTtacataaattgtttaaaaaacaattaacaaaaaGGGAAAAAGAAAAACTGCTTAAAATTTTCCGATGTGTTCTCCACAGTTTTAAATTACCTGAAAGCAGTTCTCTAATAGAGTCAATTAAATGTACACTTAAAGAAGCTATAAACAAGTCTTCAAAAGACGGTGTAGATTCAAAGTTTTATGAAGAGTGGAAGCATTCTGTTATAAATATTACTCGTGCTTCCCTGGGTAAAAATTTCGCAACTCAGGTTTTAGAATTATTTAAAGATGACGTCTATGTCATCATACCATCGGTATGGAGCCTTAAGCCGGAAAAACTAACAGATAGACAAAAGGAGCGTATAacagaaaaaacaaacatacCAGCACTATATAACGATATGAGCCAGTCGCAGGATTCCTTAATAAAACCTTGGACAcctaaaaaaatagttatagctAAAGAGGACCAAAACGAAATTGTTATAGAAGACCCCTATATACGGCAGAAGCAAACcactgaaaacaatttttttagagtACCTAATTCTAGTTCGGATCCAAAGCAGCAAAATATTGATTCAATGTTTTTGGCGGAATCAAGCAACA GCACGACGGATAAAAGTATTGATCGGAACATTGCAGaagttattgaaattgaaaaagttaattcATCATCACCTCAACAAATTGAGATGAACGAACTCGACAAGAAGCAA GTCAGCGAAGTCGGCGTGGAAGTTTTGACAATAAAAAATGCGAATCCAAAAGTGTCGAATATAATAAATCATGAATCAA cgAGTCGCGCacaatctccaaaaaatttacTCGGGGATACATCAAAAATTCAATCAGGAGATGCGGAGCAAGATCACCGTATGGACGCCGTAGAGGGACTTTTTACCGAAGTGACAAATCCTTGTTATGGAGCGgacacaattaaggaaatttcacctaaaaaaacattaacaaaaaactCTCTCTTA ttATCACCACCTGATCGCAAACTAACAAATAATAACACCAGTCCTAAGTTACGACCTAAACCACCAGCACACCTCACAGGAAGAGGTGCACAATTAATAAACATGATACGCAATAGAAAAATCGATGTACAATCACCACAAACACCCATGCCCAGATTATTTGTGGGTAAAACTGACAGCATAGATCGTACAGTTTCGGATACGGAAATGGTTGGCGTCGAGAATACAGCAACACCACTCAATAACAAAGATATTTTAACATTCACTAAAAGACTTCCTTCTCCATCCGCTAGCCCTTCAACAAGTATTTTGAAGAGAAATATTCGTAGGGAAAGCCTCGAAGATAACACATTTGAATCCCCAGCTTTTAAAAAGAAGAGGGTTAGTTTTCATGATCCGCCGGTGTCAGTTACGAAGgaatatataaaacataatgATGAGAACAAAACCAAACCTAAACG ATGTCTGAATATGGATAAATTACAACCAAATGTGGaaaagtgtatggaaaataaatattcgcTTAAACGAAGAAGTAAATTAGATAGCATTATAgagattgaaaaatttacaatCCAACAATCAAACAAATCACCAGGACAATCGACAAATACTGGTATTAGCACCGAAGAGTTTGATGATGACAATGTATGTGGTATGGATCATTCCACGGAAGAAAACGAGGCCATTATAAAATTTGTTCCAGAATTTCCTTCGAACAGTGGTCATCATAAAACATCGAAAGGTAGATCAGAGTTAGCGATCACCAACAACTTACTTGAAATCGTAATCGAAAAGCATTCTTTTGAAGAagtattgcaaaaatattttgattgtaACAAAGATTCTAAGTTGAAGTACTATGACACAATAGCCAAATTGATATCGAGGGGAATGAGCGAAGATTCGAAAATAAAGGAGACCATTCTTGAGGCACTTTCGGAAAATCATTCGAAAGATTTCTTAGATCATGCAATACGAGAAAATCTTGCTTCGGTCGTATGTGATAGACTGAATTTACCTTCAGTTATAGAATATGTgtgtgaaaaatcaaaaataaatacttcttgtcggacaaatattttttcacaactcccagatattcttaaatattgtaaacaaGATGCTGAGCGCCTAAAAGTTGTACAAACAATATTAAGTTGCATTAGTTTAAAGGACTCGGATATTTTAGATCTGATGAATGTTTTGTTACGCGTACGACAAATGAATAAGCCAAATTCAGACACTGTGTCGGAAGCAGCAATTGATTCTTCTTCTAACCTATAA
- the LOC120771004 gene encoding telomere-associated protein RIF1 isoform X2, whose translation MDSNLGRGFYEVYNSSKEILKNNQTHLYCNMLDLLANTSKSTPSSVIGKILSVDELVRFWVEDILPLAFDDDSVVQGSAVSALEQGLLTLDIGNIPNHSCWNNLKNVIVKEFASRVHQLREDRNQYWHRIWCILVRLLDREILKSASTINLFLSIVELGFRSPDNSVRAEAFTCWHLLIQIFANHNQLSSPKRLKLVCIPLKSSQSKTPYVAAVKLRIWWYLITCLGAQNEDNYENVVEPFLIFCFGSHSKSTLGIAQQYISVRELAMTCLVAIVSKQRDEFIQRLLREYELELMCQDTELITSNIVEKHWKSIFYAILEASNMLVESEKRSDIEQRLLILLTKSATHIMINNDMCVSYEYYCFGLIQMIAKSSRPITIAANVIASEGLRLSRSILDCENYIKIIQFLVKFLTTGRDSLLPNVIQQCAAKISNLDAFIPKQLCWRAVEIVAEYFINTPNDEGFEYFEVKFFIWRNISSEMVNLLRNNSFGRTAQEFVHSLISWSLWPLRMVIEFTGHRNNSIFDEQFYMLWHDLLQLSENTTARSQHLNEIAKVLNAILDSGYECEVFINLFNAYADEMIKHDCNNYSTHFEQLFALLHKLFKKQLTKREKEKLLKIFRCVLHSFKLPESSSLIESIKCTLKEAINKSSKDGVDSKFYEEWKHSVINITRASLGKNFATQVLELFKDDVYVIIPSVWSLKPEKLTDRQKERITEKTNIPALYNDMSQSQDSLIKPWTPKKIVIAKEDQNEIVIEDPYIRQKQTTENNFFRVPNSSSDPKQQNIDSMFLAESSNSTTDKSIDRNIAEVIEIEKVNSSSPQQIEMNELDKKQVSEVGVEVLTIKNANPKVSNIINHESTSRAQSPKNLLGDTSKIQSGDAEQDHRMDAVEGLFTEVTNPCYGADTIKEISPKKTLTKNSLLLSPPDRKLTNNNTSPKLRPKPPAHLTGRGAQLINMIRNRKIDVQSPQTPMPRLFVGKTDSIDRTVSDTEMVGVENTATPLNNKDILTFTKRLPSPSASPSTSILKRNIRRESLEDNTFESPAFKKKRVSFHDPPVSVTKEYIKHNDENKTKPKRCLNMDKLQPNVEKCMENKYSLKRRSKLDSIIEIEKFTIQQSNKSPGQSTNTGISTEEFDDDNVCGMDHSTEENEAIIKFVPEFPSNSGHHKTSKGRSELAITNNLLEIVIEKHSFEEVLQKYFDCNKDSKLKYYDTIAKLISRGMSEDSKIKETILEALSENHSKDFLDHAIRENLASVVCDRLNLPSVIEYVCEKSKINTSCRTNIFSQLPDILKYCKQDAERLKVVQTILSCISLKDSDILDLMNVLLRVRQMNKPNSDTVSEAAIDSSSNL comes from the exons ATGGATTCTAATTTAGGTCGAGGGTTTTATGAGGTGTATAATTCCTcgaaagaaattctaaaaaataatcaaacgcACTTGTATTGtaat atGTTGGATTTGCTTGCCAACACGAGTAAAAGCACACCTTCCTCGGTAATTGGAAAGATTTTATCTGTTGATGAATTAGTACGTTTTTGGGTGGAAGATATTCTTCCACTAGCTTTTGATGACGACTCGGTTGTACAGGGCAGTGCCGTATCAGCTTTGGAacaaggtttattaactttagaTATTGGCAACATTCCAAATCATAGTTGTTGGAATAATCTGAAAAATGTAATTGTGAAGGAATTTGCATCTCGGGTGCACCAGCTTAGAGAAGACCGAAACCAATATTGGCATCGAATTTGGTGTATACTTGTTCGTCTGTTGGATCGCGAAATCTTGAAAAGTGCTAGCACTATAAATTTGTTTCTATCTATTGTCGAGCTTGGATTTCGTAGTCCAGATAATTCAGTAAGAGCAGAAGCGTTTACGTGTTGGCATCTACTTATTCAAATCTTTGCTAATCATAATCAATTATCATCGCCCAAACGTTTAAAACTTGTGTGCATTCCTCTAAAATCATCCCAGTCGAAAACTCCATATGTCGCTGCTGTAAAATTACGCATTTGGTGGTATTTGATAACTTGTTTGGGTGCACAAAATGAGGATAACTACGAGAATGTTGTGgaaccatttttaatattttgcttcgGGTCACATTCAAAAAGTACTCTAGGAATAGCCCAACAATACATTTCTGTACGAGAATTAGCTATGACATGCCTGGTAGCCATAGTGAGCAAACAGCGGGATGAATTTATACAAAGGTTATTGCGGGAATACGAGTTAGAATTAATGTGTCAAGATACGGAATTGATAACTTCAAATATTGTGGAAAAACATtggaaatcaatattttatgcTATTTTGGAAGCCTCAAATATGCTTGTCGAAAGTGAAAAACGTAGTGATATTGAACAACGACTGCTAATTTTATTGACCAAAAGTGCAACTCATATAATGATTAATAATGATATGTGTGTATCATATGAGTACTATTGTTTCGGCTTAATACAAATGATTGCAAAAAGCAGTCGTCCCATAACAATAGCAGCTAATGTAATTGCATCCGAAGGACTTCGTTTATCACGCTCTATTCTGGATTgtgaaaattacattaaaattatacagtttttagtaaaatttttaacaactgGAAGAGATTCTCTTCTTCCTAATGTTATTCAGCAGTGCGCTGCTAAAATATCTAATTTAGACGCCTTTATTCCAAAACAACTTTGTTGGCGTGCTGTGGAGATTGTAGCTGAATATTTCATCAATACACCAAATGATGAAGGTTTTGagtattttgaagtaaaattttttatatggcGTAATATATCTTCGGAAATGGTAAATTTGTTAAGGAATAATTCTTTTGGTCGCACAGCACAAGAATTCGTTCATTCATTAATATCCTGGAGCTTATGGCCATTACGCATGGTTATTGAATTTACTGGACATCGCAACAATTCTATTTTTGATGAACAATTCTATATGCTCTGGCATGATCTGTTACAACTTTCAGAAAACACTACTGCTAGATCACAACATTTGAATGAAATAGCAAAAGTTCTAAACGCAATTTTAGATTCTGGTTATGAATGTGAGGTTTTTATCAATCTTTTTAATGCGTATGCAGATGAAATGATCAAACATGACTGCAACAATTATTCGACACACTTCGAACAATTATTTGCTCTCTtacataaattgtttaaaaaacaattaacaaaaaGGGAAAAAGAAAAACTGCTTAAAATTTTCCGATGTGTTCTCCACAGTTTTAAATTACCTGAAAGCAGTTCTCTAATAGAGTCAATTAAATGTACACTTAAAGAAGCTATAAACAAGTCTTCAAAAGACGGTGTAGATTCAAAGTTTTATGAAGAGTGGAAGCATTCTGTTATAAATATTACTCGTGCTTCCCTGGGTAAAAATTTCGCAACTCAGGTTTTAGAATTATTTAAAGATGACGTCTATGTCATCATACCATCGGTATGGAGCCTTAAGCCGGAAAAACTAACAGATAGACAAAAGGAGCGTATAacagaaaaaacaaacatacCAGCACTATATAACGATATGAGCCAGTCGCAGGATTCCTTAATAAAACCTTGGACAcctaaaaaaatagttatagctAAAGAGGACCAAAACGAAATTGTTATAGAAGACCCCTATATACGGCAGAAGCAAACcactgaaaacaatttttttagagtACCTAATTCTAGTTCGGATCCAAAGCAGCAAAATATTGATTCAATGTTTTTGGCGGAATCAAGC AACAGCACGACGGATAAAAGTATTGATCGGAACATTGCAGaagttattgaaattgaaaaagttaattcATCATCACCTCAACAAATTGAGATGAACGAACTCGACAAGAAGCAA GTCAGCGAAGTCGGCGTGGAAGTTTTGACAATAAAAAATGCGAATCCAAAAGTGTCGAATATAATAAATCATGAATCAA cgAGTCGCGCacaatctccaaaaaatttacTCGGGGATACATCAAAAATTCAATCAGGAGATGCGGAGCAAGATCACCGTATGGACGCCGTAGAGGGACTTTTTACCGAAGTGACAAATCCTTGTTATGGAGCGgacacaattaaggaaatttcacctaaaaaaacattaacaaaaaactCTCTCTTA ttATCACCACCTGATCGCAAACTAACAAATAATAACACCAGTCCTAAGTTACGACCTAAACCACCAGCACACCTCACAGGAAGAGGTGCACAATTAATAAACATGATACGCAATAGAAAAATCGATGTACAATCACCACAAACACCCATGCCCAGATTATTTGTGGGTAAAACTGACAGCATAGATCGTACAGTTTCGGATACGGAAATGGTTGGCGTCGAGAATACAGCAACACCACTCAATAACAAAGATATTTTAACATTCACTAAAAGACTTCCTTCTCCATCCGCTAGCCCTTCAACAAGTATTTTGAAGAGAAATATTCGTAGGGAAAGCCTCGAAGATAACACATTTGAATCCCCAGCTTTTAAAAAGAAGAGGGTTAGTTTTCATGATCCGCCGGTGTCAGTTACGAAGgaatatataaaacataatgATGAGAACAAAACCAAACCTAAACG ATGTCTGAATATGGATAAATTACAACCAAATGTGGaaaagtgtatggaaaataaatattcgcTTAAACGAAGAAGTAAATTAGATAGCATTATAgagattgaaaaatttacaatCCAACAATCAAACAAATCACCAGGACAATCGACAAATACTGGTATTAGCACCGAAGAGTTTGATGATGACAATGTATGTGGTATGGATCATTCCACGGAAGAAAACGAGGCCATTATAAAATTTGTTCCAGAATTTCCTTCGAACAGTGGTCATCATAAAACATCGAAAGGTAGATCAGAGTTAGCGATCACCAACAACTTACTTGAAATCGTAATCGAAAAGCATTCTTTTGAAGAagtattgcaaaaatattttgattgtaACAAAGATTCTAAGTTGAAGTACTATGACACAATAGCCAAATTGATATCGAGGGGAATGAGCGAAGATTCGAAAATAAAGGAGACCATTCTTGAGGCACTTTCGGAAAATCATTCGAAAGATTTCTTAGATCATGCAATACGAGAAAATCTTGCTTCGGTCGTATGTGATAGACTGAATTTACCTTCAGTTATAGAATATGTgtgtgaaaaatcaaaaataaatacttcttgtcggacaaatattttttcacaactcccagatattcttaaatattgtaaacaaGATGCTGAGCGCCTAAAAGTTGTACAAACAATATTAAGTTGCATTAGTTTAAAGGACTCGGATATTTTAGATCTGATGAATGTTTTGTTACGCGTACGACAAATGAATAAGCCAAATTCAGACACTGTGTCGGAAGCAGCAATTGATTCTTCTTCTAACCTATAA